One region of Vespula vulgaris chromosome 9, iyVesVulg1.1, whole genome shotgun sequence genomic DNA includes:
- the LOC127066312 gene encoding uncharacterized protein LOC127066312, giving the protein MAENLREGLLLGMGNPLLDISATVDKNFLEKYDLKANDAILAEEKHKSLYDELINLYNANFIAGGSVQNTMRVTQWFLEKSKVASYMGCVGNDKYSKILEERALTNGLNICYQYTDKEPTGTCAVLITGKERSLCANLAAANCFSTSHIEVPENKKLIENAEYIYISGFFLTVNPEVIQTVAKHAYENNKMFMMNLSAPFIPDLFKKPLEDVLPYVDILFGNEAEADVFAKVHDFKTTDRKEIALKISRMEKINKRRNRIVIITQGSGPILLVKDNVATEYPTTRIPEENVVDTNGAGDAFVGGFLAQLIQGKDIEICIKCGIWAATQIVQTSGCTYDGKPDFKL; this is encoded by the exons ATGGCAGAAAATTTACg AGAAGGTCTTCTTCTGGGTATGGGAAATCCCCTGCTTGACATATCTGCGACAGTAGACAAAAACTTTTTGGAGAAGTATGACTTAAAAGCCAACGATGCTATTCTTGCGGAGGAGAAACATAAATCTCTATACGATGAGTTAATCAATCTGTACAATGCCAATTTTATTGCTGGTGGTTCTGTACAGAATACAATGCGAGTGACACAa tgGTTCTTGGAGAAATCAAAAGTTGCCAGTTACATGGGTTGCGTAGGTAATGACAAGTATTCAAAAATATTGGAAGAAAGAGCTCTCACGAACGGCTTAAATATTTGCTATCAATATACGGATAAAGAACCAACCGGAACTTGTGCCGTTCTTATCACAGGAAAGGAAAGATCCTTATGTGCCAATTTAGCAGCTGCGAATTGTTTCTCGACGTCGCATATAGAAGTACCAGAAAACAAGAAACTTATAGAAAACgcagaatatatttatatttct GGATTTTTCTTAACCGTTAATCCGGAAGTAATTCAAACGGTGGCTAAACATGCatatgaaaacaataaaatgttCATGATGAATCTGAGCGCTCCATTTATACccgatctttttaaaaaaccATTAGAAGATGTTCTTCCTTACGTAGATATTTTGTTTGGTAACGAAGCAGAGGCAGATGTATTCGCGAAAGTTCACGATTTTAAGACGACGGACAGGAAGGAGATAGCGTTAAAGATATCTCGTATggagaagataaataaaaggaggAACAGGATCGTCATAATTACACAGGGTTCTGGACCAATCCTTTTAGTCAAGGACAACGTAGCGACAGAATATCCTACTACAAGAATCCCGGAAGAAAACGTAGTCGACACTAACGGTGCTGGGGATGCATTCGTAGGAG gCTTTTTGGCACAACTGATTCAAGGAAAAGAcatagaaatatgtataaagtGTGGTATTTGGGCTGCCACGCAAATCGTACAAACTTCTGGATGTACTTACGACGGCAAACCTGACTTTAAACTTTGA